A genome region from Aliivibrio salmonicida LFI1238 includes the following:
- the tmk gene encoding dTMP kinase yields MSKFIVIEGLEGAGKSTAIKNVLATLAKHGITAPVTTREPGGTPLAEKMRELVKQGHPDEPLTDMAELLLLYAARAQLVGNVIKPALAAGNWVVGDRHDLSSQAYQGGGRGFDRELMATMKRTVLGDFTPDLTIYMDIDPKLGLQRASARGELDRIEQMKLDFFERSRERYLEFANNDESIITIDAGQDLDTVTASIIAALEIWLATNGN; encoded by the coding sequence TATTGAAGGCCTTGAAGGCGCGGGTAAAAGCACCGCAATTAAGAACGTATTAGCAACACTGGCTAAGCATGGAATTACAGCACCAGTGACGACAAGAGAGCCCGGTGGAACGCCGTTAGCCGAAAAAATGCGCGAACTAGTAAAGCAAGGACATCCTGATGAGCCATTAACGGACATGGCCGAGTTATTACTATTGTATGCAGCACGAGCTCAGTTAGTTGGTAATGTTATTAAACCAGCTTTAGCCGCAGGTAATTGGGTGGTTGGTGATCGTCATGATCTGTCATCTCAGGCTTATCAAGGCGGTGGTCGTGGTTTTGACCGTGAGTTAATGGCGACCATGAAAAGAACAGTACTTGGTGATTTTACACCAGACTTAACTATCTATATGGATATTGATCCGAAGTTAGGGTTACAGCGTGCTTCTGCTCGTGGTGAGCTAGATAGAATCGAACAAATGAAACTGGATTTCTTTGAACGCAGTCGTGAACGTTATTTAGAATTTGCTAATAATGACGAAAGTATTATAACCATTGATGCAGGACAAGACTTAGATACGGTAACAGCATCGATTATTGCCGCTTTAGAAATATGGTTAGCGACGAATGGCAACTAA
- the holB gene encoding DNA polymerase III subunit delta', protein MATKLYPWQKEVWSQWQQLIEKDRLPHAILCAMPDGVGRDRLAQYFADTLVCLTQGTEPCGFCHSCGLIESGNHPDLHWIRPEVEGKSISVDQIRQCNQWALESSQFNAKRVIIIDPAEKMTESAANALLKTLEAPPKNCHFVLLASSPHKLLPTVRSRCQVWHQPSIPVPVIRDWLMETEQLDVTQQSIIINGYSPLLVRGYYQDKKVIQHKQLLAEFAVYADSYFTNISGILPLLVKLGDEGLCWLSYLLSDIQKVQLGVGTNLVHCDELTYVQKHAIKLNADLVYKQYLSLNELRQQLNSHPGLNKELLITQWLFEFIGA, encoded by the coding sequence ATGGCAACTAAACTCTATCCTTGGCAGAAAGAGGTTTGGTCGCAATGGCAACAATTGATTGAAAAGGATCGATTGCCACACGCCATTTTATGCGCTATGCCTGATGGCGTTGGTCGAGACCGCCTTGCTCAATATTTTGCTGATACATTAGTTTGCTTGACACAAGGAACGGAACCTTGTGGTTTTTGCCATAGCTGTGGATTAATTGAATCAGGTAATCATCCTGATTTGCATTGGATCAGACCTGAAGTTGAAGGAAAATCTATTTCTGTCGATCAAATTAGGCAGTGTAATCAATGGGCTTTAGAATCTTCTCAATTTAATGCAAAACGCGTCATTATTATTGATCCTGCCGAAAAAATGACAGAGTCTGCCGCGAATGCTTTATTAAAGACATTAGAAGCGCCCCCAAAGAACTGCCATTTTGTTTTACTTGCTAGTTCACCGCACAAACTATTACCGACGGTTCGGAGTCGATGTCAGGTCTGGCATCAACCAAGTATCCCTGTTCCTGTTATCCGCGATTGGTTAATGGAGACTGAGCAATTAGATGTGACGCAACAATCGATTATAATAAATGGTTATTCGCCTTTACTTGTTCGTGGTTATTATCAGGACAAAAAAGTCATCCAGCATAAACAACTACTTGCTGAATTCGCGGTTTATGCGGACTCTTACTTTACCAATATTTCAGGAATATTACCTTTATTGGTTAAATTAGGGGATGAAGGCTTATGTTGGTTAAGCTATTTATTATCTGATATACAAAAAGTACAGCTAGGAGTAGGCACTAACTTAGTGCATTGTGATGAACTTACTTACGTTCAAAAACATGCAATTAAGCTCAACGCTGATTTAGTATACAAACAATATTTATCATTAAATGAGTTGCGACAACAGTTAAATAGTCATCCTGGATTGAATAAAGAATTATTAATTACTCAATGGTTATTTGAGTTTATTGGAGCGTAA